The Aspergillus luchuensis IFO 4308 DNA, chromosome 4, nearly complete sequence DNA window ATAGTATAACTGCATACTGCATACCATTAATTTAGCCCCCATCGTGCCATCGTCTTACTCACCACCTAGTAAGGAATGAATCCCCGCAAATTTCCGATCCCCAGCTTGCCGCCCATCTCACCCGAAAATTTCCCTAAGCGCCAGTGCCAAGAGCCCGCCAAGGGCCCGCCAAGATCACCGCGGCGGCGCCATCTTGGCGGTCAGACACTTTGTGGACGCTCAGTCACTGGATCGCTTGTGACGGTCGGCTGAAAATTTTGCAGCTGAAGTCAATGCGcagtaaaaaaaagagagtAAAAAGAGAGTATCTGTACAAAAGACAGCTTGGTCGTGATATATCTATTTACGGAGATAAATACTACCCGTGAGAGAAGATGCTAGTTATGTTATGTCTCTTCTCACTACCCGTCGAGGCTGTCACTTGTTTGAGAATATGCGGAGTCCCCGCATTCAAAGCAAGTGATCGTGGCACGTGCCCTGGAGTGTTTATTGCCGCTCACTCACCTCACCccactccctcttccacaaagccacgatgatgatgatggtgttggcttGGTCAGGCCCCTGCTCAAAGACGCCACCGTCTACTGCctgtctatctatccacCAGAAGACCACAAAGAAGCTAGCTAggacaacaccaccaccaacagaaCTGCCAAAGCGCAGAACACTACTCGACGCGACAACGTCATCGGCGCCACGAGTGTCAATCCCTAAGAGTTCACTTAATGAACGAATGAGTCATGGCGCTATCCCGCCTAACTAAGGTAAGACACAACAGCACAACCAGTCGGCTAAGTTTCAAGCTGTCGGCCATGCACGAGCTAGATAGATTCTACCTGCACAGCATGCTAGTCTGTGCGAGCACGAGCATGAGCATTGGCGTTGGCAACAGCTGAGCTGCGATAAGCTAGAGCAAGTCGCGTATCAGAGTCCACAATGGCATGTTCCTGATACTCTTGTCATCGCATGGCACACGTGGAAAGGAAGATTACTATCGCTCTAGTAGCATGCAGGTTGGCTTCGGCTATGTTGAAATTTCACGcgcacatacacacacgGTTGCGGCAACGGCGTCGCTGGGCGTAAAAGTAAAGAATAGGCAAGATCGACAAGGCTTCTTGGCTTGCGCGGTGCAACTTAACTTGGCCCCccgacggtggtggtggtagaaAGTTACTggagtaggtaggtagggtTGCTTCATTTCGACGGTCAAAGTTTGGAATGGAAATCCGGCCAATTTCCAGCGAGTTGCGGGATTTGTTCtgactggtggtggtgctggtgggcTTGGCAAGTGGCGTGAGGATTGGGGGTGGTGCTGACTGAATGACCAATTTTTTGAAAGCATAAGGGTAGAAAGTAATTGGTTTAATTAGTCTCGCTACGATGTGAGTGTCCTAAGTGTTTTTCCACGGTTGATGTAGAGGTGCTGTTGGCGGAGGACAGgcaaagagagagcgagGCAGCAAGTGGGTGAGGGTTACCGAGAGCATaagtgtgggtgggtggtgggtgccCTCCACCCAACTCGGTCTGTCTTGGTATCATTTCTTGTCGCAGCCTCATCAACCCGCGAGAATTCGGGATACCAGCCTGATTCAGAAATGAAAAGTTTCACAGTTTCACAGTCTGACAGACTCCTCGTCATGTCTTCGGctgtccttcctcttcttcccccaaACCTCCCATCCTGGCTGGAACCAAGATCTCGGCATTCATCTGCCCAGCCCTTGGCCGGGAGCCAAGGAGGGAACGCGGCCCTGAACCTTCCTCGATGCCTTCATTTCTCCCCGTTCATTCGTCTCCCCTGCCCTTGCCGAGATGAGCTGATTGGTGTGACCGAAAAGCTCTTCTTCCGATTATCCTGGTCGTTGAAGCAAGCAATGCAGCCCGACCTCCACCCCGCAGAGCTCACGGTTTTTCCGGGGTGCAGCCCTTAGCTATAAAGAGGTCGCGTCGCTTCCCGTTCAATCCCACCGTTGCTTGCGACCTGCATCAGTCCTGATTCAGCCAAAAATAAGACATCTCACCATGTCTTCGGTGCCCACTTTCGCCGGCTTGTCCGGTCGGAAGCTGATCTGGTCTGTGACTTCCTGTGCGACCTTGGGTTTCTTGCTCTTTGGTTACGATCGTAAGGCTTTTCCTTTGCCTGGCGCTTTTAGCCTTGAGCTAACCTCGATTTAGAGGGTGTGATGAGCAGTATTATTGACGCCGATCCGTTCAACGACATTTTCACGGCTACGAGAGACAACTCCACCATTCAGGGTGTGGTCACTGCTATCTATGAATTGGGTAGGTACATCCCTTGTCTTTGGCTCACAACCAGACTCTAACCCTTCTAGGATGTCTCGCCGGTGCTGTCTTTATCCTCGCCTGCGGTGACTGGCTCGGCCGCAGATACTCCATCATGCTCGGTGCcaccatcatgatcatcggTGTTATCATCCAGGTTACGTCTGTCAAGGGACACGTCCCTCTGGCTCAGTTTTGTGTCGGACGTGTCATTACTGGTGTCGGAAACGGCATGAAcacatccaccatccccacaTATCAGGCTGAATGTTCAAGGACCTCCAATCGTGGTCTGCTCATCTGTATCGAGGGTAGTACCATTGCTATTGGAACCCTGATCTCCTACTGGGTGGACTTCGGCGCCTCCTATGGTCCCGATGACCTCACCTGGCGTTTCCCTATCGctttccagatcttcttcggtcttctcatcatcctcggtctCATGGTGCTGCCCGAGTCTCCCAGATGGCTGTTCACCCAGGAGCGCTATGAGGAAGGTGAGCGTGTCATTGCCGCCTTGCAGGGCAAGGAGATTAGCCACCACGAAGTCCAGCTGCAGAAGACCATCATTCTGGACTCTCTCAGAGCGTATGTCCCCTGCCCTCAAATCATCCATAGCCTAAGCTAACCTCACCAGTTCCGGCATGGCCACCAAGTCCACTCCCCTCTCCGCCGTCTTCACCGGCGGCAAGACCCAGCACTGCCGTCGCATGCTTCTGGGCTGCTCATCTCAATTCTTCCAGCAAATCGGTGGTTGCAATGCTGTCATCTACTATTTGCCCGTCCTGATGCAGCAATCCCTCCACCAGACCGAATTCATGGCCATGATTCTTGGTGGTGTCAACATGATCGTCTACTCAATCTTCGCCTGTTCATCCTGGTTCCTGATCCAAAAGGTCGGCCGTCGcaacctcttccttgtcGGCTCTTTCGGCCAGAGTGCTTCCATGGTTATTACCTTCGCCTGCTTGATCCCCGGTGGCCCCGAAGCCGCCAAGGGTGCCGCCGTCGGCTTGTTCACATTCATTGCCACCTTCGGCGCTACCTGGCTGCCGCTTCCCTGGCTCTACCCTGCTGAAATCTCCCCGATCAAGACCCGTACCAAGGCCAACGCTATCTCCACCTGCACCAACTggctcttcaacttcctcattGTCATGGTCACCCCCATTATGATTCGCAACATTGGATGGGGCACGTACCTCTTCTTCGCGGTCATCAacgccctcttcatcccggTCATTTACCTCTTCTACCCCGAGACAAAGGGCAGATCACTCGAAGAaattgatttgattttcGCCAAGGGATACCTTGAGAAGATGACCTATGTGCGTGCGGCCAAGGAATTGCCGTTCTTGACCGATGAGGAGGTCGAGCAGGTTGCTGTTCAGTACGGATTCGGTCCTGCTGATCAGCCTGCTAGTGGTGATAGTGAGAGCACCGAGACTGGTGCTGGTAGGACGGAggttgaggtggagaagCGCAGCGAGTAAGGGGGGCTTAGTTGGATTAAATTAGAGTGCTTTCTCGATAGAGagctgttgttgttttgaGGCGGTGATATCCAGATTGACATTGTATTACTCATTGGACAAGATACCATATACCAGATGGAGTTTGGCTCTGTCAATATTTTATGGGAACATTAATATAGGATCGCAATATACCTACACAATCTTTACACTATACTATCGAAATTCTTTTCACAAAGACTAACCCCACATAGTTTCAGACCTCCTCCTCTAGAAGCATCTACCCCAAAGCCCAAAATACCCATATCATAGACTTAacatccctccccagcaCCTCAAGccgcctcttcctttccacccaCCTAGACATCTCATGCAACATCTCAACCCTAgtatccccatcctcacccttAACCAATACCTCCTTATCACCAACCTTCTGTACCGCCCTTCTAACAATAAACCCAATCCAATGATCCTGAACCCTCACCAACTCCATATGCTTCACCACACCCTGTCCAGTAGACATTTCATCCAGCTCAACAAGCTGCTCATGAAATGCATCGAAGAGATAAATCAACTCCACCCCATGGTGCGCACATCCCATCTTCGGTCCAGGAGATGGGTTCCCGAACTCAATATAAAAGTGTTGGATACTGTCTGCATCGCCATATACGTTGTGGCGCTGGGTCCTCAGCGCATCTATCGTACGGTGGATAGTGCATGATGGTATCGTGGTGGTTTGGAGATTGTCCTTTATATAATTCCATCTGGGGAGTACTCAGTATATCGTATGTGTGGAACGAAGCTTTTCTTTGCCCTTCAATAAATACAGGGTGCAAGGGAACATCATTATGTCTGCTAATCTGCTAGCTGGTAATAGCGACAATAATCCATCTATGCATGTATCTACAAAGAGGGAGACGAATGTGTAGATACATGCCAAGGAAGTCGAATACTGCGCTTGCTTCTACAGACCTACTCGCAGGATGCTAAGCTATCATTGGTTAATATCTCTTAGGCTTCCCACTTTTCCTGAATCGTACCTCCGTTTGTTAGAGTCACGATCCTGGTCATATTAATTATTGGTAAAATTGGCCTGCCATGCCAAATGAGTCAAAGATGTATGACTAGGTACTCTCGACCATCTAAATGGGGATTCGTTGACGATCAACATGGAAAAGCCAATTAGCAATATAGTGGATACTGTCGAGGGCGTCCCGAGTGGTTCGTTTTGACTAATTTTCCCTTTTCGGACCCCGACATGGACCCAGCCCTCGCCGTCTTCAAAACACAGGTGCCTTCACCATAATGAAGAAAACATAGCAGCATGATCCCTTGCAGGACCCCGAAAAGCAAATTTCGATCATTAACTTAATTCGTATCTGCGCGCTAGCCTACTAGCCGTCCCTCTCAATCAGATCAGCACCCAGCTTAACCCTTTCGGGAGCCCGACCTAAAAGGATCATTTATGCTTGGTATGTAACCGCACCATAAGGACGACCTGTTTGCCTAATCAGCCTATCTAAATCTTCAAAGCTGCTTAGACGACAAATTTGCTTGTTCGACTATCATCATTGCTTATCAAGCCACCCAGTCCGCTGCAGGGAAAGTCGCTGGCACTATACGCTCAAGGCACAGCCCGCATACATTGCTAACCTTAGGCGCAGCCTGACATCTGGCGCAATGGAATCAGCCGCAACAATTCAATGTACATCCCAACAAACTCGATTTCATATCGAGTCTCCCAACTACCGCGAGGTAAGAGCACTCGGCTGCAGCAATGAGCTACTCAATAGGCCTCATATGCTCACTATGTCCATGTCTTCAGCTCGACATAAAAGGACTACAAATTCTCGTTACATcaggggagaagaagtccacCACAAAGGGGAAATCCAAAGCGAGATCTAAAGACGGTATCGAGATTTTATCCAGCGCGGACCTGTCATTAAAAGAAGGTCGGCGATATGCTCTTGTCGGTCGAAATGGGACCGGAAAGTCGAGTAAGAGACAGCCTTGCTAGACACGCCAAATTTAGTCATGGGCTGACCAGTTTACACTAATCGAAACAGCTCTGCTGAGAAGTATAGCAGAGAAGCTCATTCCTGGAATACCAGAGAACACAAGGATTGCGATACTTCAGCAAACCAGACTGACGGATGGGGTCAATGATCCCAAGCAGGCGGGTAGGGATGATACAGGTCTTAATGTCCTACAGACTGTGATAGAGAGGGCCACGTCGAGGAGTACTATCGAACAAGAGATATCGAGTATGTATACACCTGATGGTGTTGTCTTCTAGCTAACAAGTTAGCCCTGTCTCAGGGAATTGATACTTCAGATCCTTATGCTCCAGTTAGAGCCGTTCGATCGCTAAAACACGCGCGCCTCCAAAAACGTCTTTTCATATTGGATAAAGATGCTCGACTACGCAGTGGTATGCGAGGCATGCAAGCCAGGAAAGCACTTGTGGCCTTTGAAAAAGTTGTTGCTGAATCGAAGAGATTGTGCGTGGACGATCCGTTAGACATCGACCTTAATCAGCGCTAGCCCTTCCGAACTGACAATCTACTTAGGCTAGAACAACCCAGCGAAGACCTCACGGCCGACACCCTCCAGCAAGAGACTCAAGATGCAGTGGACTTGCTCGCGCAGCTTCAAGCACAAATCGAACCAGCTCTTGTTGCAGAAACAGAGACTAGGGCGCGGAGTATCCTGACCGGATTAGGATTCTCATCTGCAATGATGGCAAAGCCTATCTCCGACTTGTCGGGCGGCTGGAAAATATCTCACGACGATGAAGGAAGcacaggaaaagcaaaaagcccACATTGAGAAGACGATCGCAGCCAATCTCAAAGCGGGAAAGGCAAATGACGATCAGAACAAGATCAAACAAGCAAAGTCACGTCAGAAGAAACTAGATAACCGGTGGGGCATGGAAGTCAGTGCTAGGGGCGGTAGGTTTAAGTTGAATCGCGACCTAGTTGGCTATCACTTTACAGCTCGAGAGGAGATCGACATACCCCCGGAAGAACGACctgttattataaatttaccGGAGCCGCCTGATCTACGATTTCCAGGATCGCTCATAACCCTTGAAAAAGTCAGCTTCCGTTATGCGGCTACGTCTCCGATCGTCATCCGGGATGTCGACCTCTCGGTCGGTATGGGCGACCGAATTGGGATATTGGGGTTGAACGGGGCGGGCAAATCAACACTCATCCAAACATTGGTCGGAGAAACAAATGCGACACAAGGAACAAGAAATACGCACCCTCGCCTACGGCTGGGATATTACTCCCAGCATGGAGTGGAGGGTCTGCAAGCCCTTGGTGCGCAGGATGAAACACTCACATCGCTAGCACTATTGACCCAGGATGTTAATGGGGAATTGACGGAGGGTGAGATCCGCGGCCTCCTAAGTCAGCTGGGACTGCCTGGGCGTCTAGCCTCAGATGTACCTATTCGCAAGCTGTCGGGCGGACAGCTGGTTCGCTGTGCATTGGCACGGTTGTTCTGGCGTCGTCCTCATTGCCTCGTTCTGGATGAGGTCACGACCCACTTGGACTATGAAACTGTTACAGCGTTAAGACGGGCGTTTAATGAGTGGGATGGGGCGGTTGTTGCTGTTAGTCATGATAGATGGTTTATGAGGGGGGCTGTGGAGGGGGTAATAGATGAAGGGCagtcggaggatgaggaggatgatacTGTGGATGGGTTAGAGAATAGGAGGAGAGTCATGTATATGGTACGCGGTGGGGAGTTGAGTGTGCTGGGACGAGGTGTTGATGAGTTTGAGGAGTTGATAGAAAGGCGAGTGAGGAAGTTGATACACTAGCACCGAAATAGGATGTGCGGTGAAGGGGCTATCAGGGTAGAAGAATTTAGCCTGATATTATTCGGCAGTATCCGGACAGGTGAAACTCATAGTAATTTCAGAAGCTTTAGTCATTGTCCAATATACCATGTTGTTTCGGGGCTGCCTACCGCCGACTTTTCGTGACAGCTGGTGCAGAAGCAACTAGTGACTGTGGAAGCAAGTCGTCCACTTTACAGCCAATGCCATCTTTTTGAATCCCGCCGCGGATAGAGCACGGTCAAAATACCTTGACATATAGGGCAAACAATTGCCGTTACCGAGAGTAGTTAAAATGTAGCCTACAACTAAGAATCGGATGTCTTAGATACCCCTGTCTAGTGACGTCCATCTAATTTAAGCCCCGGTCATCTCGGCTCTCATATACAGGCTCATATGCCGATGATTCTAGCATGGTCTGATTCGCACACATTTCGAAGTGCAGAAGTCCAGACCAGTAAGCCGTGGAGAGCCATAAGCCGCGGGAATTGATTAGCCGTGGAAGACTATAAGCCGCGAAACTAATCCACTATTGCAAGGTCTGCCTAGCACAGAACATTGAGTTGCCAAATTGGACGTCATGATCCCCGAACCAGACATCGGCAAGCGATGCTCCCTCTTTAGAGTTCACCGCCTGGGACTGCGAAGAGCAATCTTAGCTTAGGGCACCTGAATGGTCCGGGGCAAGTTTCGGCCTATACTATTTAGAGATTTCTAGACAAGGGTCTGTTCCTTCTACAGGGTTCAGTAAATGCCTGGCCCACTGTCAAGTTTGAATCTGCCGGATGCGCTAGCTAATTGAGCGGGATCGGTTAGCAATTTAACCTAGCACGACTCGGATCTGTTAATGATCATCGCCCTACGGGTGGATTACCTTTCAAGGAAAGGACTGGCTCGGAATTTAAGCAACGCCAAATAGATTTGATTGGATTCGATACACTATCTGTGCCTTTCTCGGCTGAAGAGGAGTACCGATCTTGAATGTGTGTTTCCAATCAGAGTGGGTGGATTTTCTAGCTCTTACACGCCCGACGTTCTAGAACGAAGAAACAAGCTGTTATTTCCCGCGATGGGGTCTATTTACCCAGGCTGCGCCTAAAGCCTTTTAATTGAGTCTTAGTTGACACTAGCGGTCCAGTTGTCAACCGTGAAGGTTGCCGGGCCACCGGTGAACGGCTCAGTTCCAAATTGCAGGGCTAGTGATCATTTCTGTTAGTGACCGTTTCATTGTGGCGCTCGGTAGTAGAATCAGGAAAACTCACTGATCAAATGCTGAGAGCTAGCCGGGAAGCCTTGGTTCTGGGTGAGATAGTTGAAGAAGTCCTTGATGTCCCCACTCCACGAATTGATAGGAGATCCTGCCACGAAGCTATATGTCTTCTGCTCCGCACCGGCCTGGGTGCTGGTACCATACCACACCTCCCAGGACTTGCCTCCCACAGTGGCCGTGGCAATCTGCTTGCCAATAGGCTGGACTGAGCCGTAGCGGGCAAGCCTGGTTACGTTAGCCTCCTCCATCTATCTTGTTCACGACGCCACATACCAAATCATAAGCTCATAGTCACCGCTGGAAGTGGCATGATCCGCATTCGCCGCGGTGAACAGATCATATGAGACATCGGCTTGGACATTGGTGTCGTCCTGGCTCCATGTCACCGAGGTGGGAATGCTTGACACATCGCTGACTAGCTTCTTGTCAAACGTAAGGCCGGAGTTAGAGTAGCTTTTCACTGTTCCCTCGCCACCACTCCAGGTCCATTTGGTATGCCATGAGGCACCACTGCTGCTAAGCTTGTCGACGTAGACACACTGGCTGCCAGTGCCTTGGTATTCGCCCCAGAGGTTCTGGTTCACCGAGTATGGGGGGCTCGAGGCACTGTCATACTGAGAGCACATCGTCTGGCCCATGGCGGTGGCCGCAAACAGGGAAAGTGTCATGGAGAGCTTCATGTTGGGCAACAAAGCAGAGGAACGGCAGATCTAAAGGACTTGGAAAGGAATAGAGGTTGATTGTTTGCAATAAGACACGAACACGGAGGGGGCAGCAGACGACGCAGCTTTAAATACATCAACTCTGATCAATGACGCTTACTGTTAACACTATTTTTGTCCGACTTTCCGTGTCCAATACGGCAGCCAGGACGAAGTAAGCCAACTAGCTATAGCAGGTTGCGCCATCATCAACGCCAACCCGCAACATTGACATGTAAATCCTCCGTTTCAAAATGAGACCCTTCATCGGAGCACTTTCCGCTTCAAGTTAGCGATGGTCTGTGGCAGTCGGCAACCAAGCATTGTGGAGAACGGGATCTccagaaataaattaaaggGTTCTGCCTGTGCTGACGATATCCATTATGCATATAGACCAA harbors:
- a CDS encoding uncharacterized protein (COG:E,J;~EggNog:ENOG410PGP5;~InterPro:IPR027417,IPR003439;~go_function: GO:0005524 - ATP binding [Evidence IEA]), translating into MESAATIQCTSQQTRFHIESPNYRELDIKGLQILVTSGEKKSTTKGKSKARSKDGIEILSSADLSLKEGRRYALVGRNGTGKSTLLRSIAEKLIPGIPENTRIAILQQTRLTDGVNDPKQAGRDDTGLNVLQTVIERATSRSTIEQEISRN
- a CDS encoding sugar porter family MFS transporter (COG:G;~EggNog:ENOG410PFEN;~InterPro:IPR005829,IPR005828,IPR003663,IPR036259, IPR020846;~PFAM:PF00083,PF07690;~TransMembrane:11 (o15-32i62-85o91-109i150-170o182-204i275-298o310-334i341-365o371-395i407-430o436-456i);~go_component: GO:0016020 - membrane [Evidence IEA];~go_component: GO:0016021 - integral component of membrane [Evidence IEA];~go_function: GO:0022857 - transmembrane transporter activity [Evidence IEA];~go_process: GO:0055085 - transmembrane transport [Evidence IEA]) — protein: MSSVPTFAGLSGRKLIWSVTSCATLGFLLFGYDQGVMSSIIDADPFNDIFTATRDNSTIQGVVTAIYELGCLAGAVFILACGDWLGRRYSIMLGATIMIIGVIIQVTSVKGHVPLAQFCVGRVITGVGNGMNTSTIPTYQAECSRTSNRGLLICIEGSTIAIGTLISYWVDFGASYGPDDLTWRFPIAFQIFFGLLIILGLMVLPESPRWLFTQERYEEGERVIAALQGKEISHHEVQLQKTIILDSLRASGMATKSTPLSAVFTGGKTQHCRRMLLGCSSQFFQQIGGCNAVIYYLPVLMQQSLHQTEFMAMILGGVNMIVYSIFACSSWFLIQKVGRRNLFLVGSFGQSASMVITFACLIPGGPEAAKGAAVGLFTFIATFGATWLPLPWLYPAEISPIKTRTKANAISTCTNWLFNFLIVMVTPIMIRNIGWGTYLFFAVINALFIPVIYLFYPETKGRSLEEIDLIFAKGYLEKMTYVRAAKELPFLTDEEVEQVAVQYGFGPADQPASGDSESTETGAGRTEVEVEKRSE
- a CDS encoding glycoside hydrolase family 12 protein (COG:G;~EggNog:ENOG410Q1WI;~InterPro:IPR002594,IPR013319,IPR013320;~PFAM:PF01670;~SECRETED:SignalP(1-16);~go_function: GO:0004553 - hydrolase activity, hydrolyzing O-glycosyl compounds [Evidence IEA];~go_function: GO:0008810 - cellulase activity [Evidence IEA];~go_process: GO:0000272 - polysaccharide catabolic process [Evidence IEA]), producing MKLSMTLSLFAATAMGQTMCSQYDSASSPPYSVNQNLWGEYQGTGSQCVYVDKLSSSGASWHTKWTWSGGEGTVKSYSNSGLTFDKKLVSDVSSIPTSVTWSQDDTNVQADVSYDLFTAANADHATSSGDYELMIWLARYGSVQPIGKQIATATVGGKSWEVWYGTSTQAGAEQKTYSFVAGSPINSWSGDIKDFFNYLTQNQGFPASSQHLITLQFGTEPFTGGPATFTVDNWTASVN
- a CDS encoding uncharacterized protein (COG:E,J;~EggNog:ENOG410PGP5;~InterPro:IPR027417,IPR003593,IPR003439;~PFAM:PF00005;~go_function: GO:0005524 - ATP binding [Evidence IEA]), which codes for MKEAQEKQKAHIEKTIAANLKAGKANDDQNKIKQAKSRQKKLDNRWGMEVSARGGRFKLNRDLVGYHFTAREEIDIPPEERPVIINLPEPPDLRFPGSLITLEKVSFRYAATSPIVIRDVDLSVGMGDRIGILGLNGAGKSTLIQTLVGETNATQGTRNTHPRLRLGYYSQHGVEGLQALGAQDETLTSLALLTQDVNGELTEGEIRGLLSQLGLPGRLASDVPIRKLSGGQLVRCALARLFWRRPHCLVLDEVTTHLDYETVTALRRAFNEWDGAVVAVSHDRWFMRGAVEGVIDEGQSEDEEDDTVDGLENRRRVMYMVRGGELSVLGRGVDEFEELIERRVRKLIH